A window of Neisseria canis contains these coding sequences:
- the proB gene encoding glutamate 5-kinase, whose product MQKITHNLAEAKTIVVKAGSSLVTAEGRGIDQAALDNWAVQIAALRSQGIEVVFVSSGAIAEGIKRLGWLKRPKAVNELQAAAAVGQMGIAQAYETAFSPHRIHTAQILLTHDDLSNRTRYLNARSTLKTLLAKGIVPIINENDTVTTDEIKLGDNDTLGALVANLIEADALIILTDQQGLYDSDPRKNPQAEFIRQISAAHPDLESMAGGVGSSVGTGGMYTKVLAAKRAALSGAATVIASGREENVLLRLLKGESIGTLFTSEQSRINARKQWLLGHVQMVGSVVIDQGAEKAVAEQHTSLLPVGCIRVNGHFYRGELVAVLNKEGKEIARGLVNYSSEETAKILQTPSGKIADRLGYAHEDELIHRDNMALHW is encoded by the coding sequence ATGCAAAAGATAACCCATAATCTGGCCGAGGCCAAAACAATCGTTGTAAAAGCAGGCTCCAGTTTGGTTACTGCGGAAGGCCGCGGGATTGATCAGGCTGCTTTGGATAATTGGGCGGTGCAAATTGCAGCGCTGAGAAGTCAGGGTATTGAAGTGGTGTTCGTATCCAGCGGTGCCATTGCAGAAGGCATTAAGAGGCTGGGTTGGCTCAAGCGGCCTAAAGCCGTAAACGAATTGCAAGCCGCCGCCGCAGTAGGGCAAATGGGGATTGCGCAGGCATATGAAACAGCATTTTCACCCCACCGCATACATACGGCGCAAATTCTGCTGACCCACGATGATTTGAGCAACCGTACACGCTACCTGAATGCGCGCAGTACATTGAAAACCCTGTTGGCAAAAGGCATTGTGCCCATCATCAATGAAAACGACACCGTAACCACCGATGAAATCAAATTGGGTGATAACGATACCCTCGGTGCATTGGTAGCCAACTTAATCGAAGCAGATGCCCTGATTATTCTGACTGATCAGCAGGGGCTTTACGATAGTGACCCGCGTAAGAACCCGCAAGCTGAATTTATCCGGCAGATTTCCGCCGCGCATCCTGATTTGGAAAGTATGGCCGGAGGTGTGGGCAGCAGTGTGGGTACCGGCGGCATGTATACCAAAGTGCTGGCTGCGAAACGCGCCGCTTTAAGCGGCGCGGCCACGGTAATTGCATCGGGCAGGGAAGAAAACGTGTTGCTGCGTTTGCTAAAAGGCGAGAGCATAGGCACATTGTTTACCAGTGAGCAAAGCCGAATCAATGCGCGCAAACAGTGGCTGCTCGGGCATGTGCAGATGGTGGGGAGCGTTGTGATTGATCAAGGCGCGGAAAAGGCGGTTGCCGAGCAACACACCAGTTTGTTGCCGGTAGGCTGCATCAGAGTAAACGGCCATTTTTACCGAGGCGAATTGGTTGCGGTGTTAAATAAAGAAGGCAAGGAAATTGCGCGCGGGTTGGTTAATTACAGCAGCGAGGAAACGGCAAAAATTTTGCAGACCCCATCCGGTAAAATTGCCGATCGGCTGGGCTATGCGCATGAAGACGAATTGATTCACAGAGACAATATGGCGCTTCATTGGTAA
- a CDS encoding DUF2818 family protein produces MNASMYILLVLALIFANAPFLTQRWFGLIKLKRKHFGHHLVELAAGFGFTAFLAFFLENRSGTVHPQGWEFYAVVVCLYLVFAFPCFVWRYFWHAKNQD; encoded by the coding sequence ATGAACGCATCTATGTATATTTTGTTGGTGTTGGCGCTGATTTTTGCCAACGCTCCGTTTTTAACCCAACGTTGGTTTGGTTTGATCAAACTGAAGCGTAAACATTTTGGCCACCATTTGGTCGAGCTGGCGGCAGGCTTCGGTTTCACAGCTTTTCTCGCTTTTTTTCTGGAAAACCGCTCGGGCACGGTGCATCCCCAAGGCTGGGAGTTTTACGCGGTTGTGGTGTGTTTGTATTTGGTGTTTGCCTTTCCTTGTTTCGTGTGGCGTTATTTCTGGCATGCGAAAAATCAAGATTAA
- a CDS encoding DUF5339 domain-containing protein, whose protein sequence is MTKSLLAVMTMALALTACGEKKVDTPAASGAEATGSAANLSPECQAYFERMEKCFAKGGAQIESLKAGLEESKKGLVDLPADQQAQACKMGNDQFTQVAQAAKCE, encoded by the coding sequence ATGACTAAATCATTATTAGCTGTGATGACGATGGCTCTGGCATTGACTGCTTGCGGAGAAAAGAAAGTCGATACGCCTGCAGCATCCGGTGCGGAAGCAACCGGCAGCGCCGCAAACTTGTCACCTGAGTGCCAAGCTTATTTTGAGCGTATGGAAAAATGTTTTGCCAAAGGTGGCGCTCAAATCGAAAGCTTGAAAGCCGGTTTGGAAGAATCTAAAAAAGGTTTGGTTGATTTACCGGCCGATCAACAGGCTCAAGCGTGTAAAATGGGTAACGACCAATTTACCCAAGTTGCTCAAGCAGCAAAATGTGAATAA
- a CDS encoding FxsA family protein, with protein MQYFGIIFLVMLFLEIMSIVWVADWLGGGVTLLLMIASFVLGIFMLRRMGTSGVLLAAAAMRTGGKVSLYQLLWPIRYAVAGVLLLSPGFVSMLAALVLMLPFKGKPVADLSGSSHSNEQDGFTYTAHRRYGNRDDVIEGEYTVTDSPGKKDTVDYLEDKSK; from the coding sequence ATGCAATATTTCGGTATCATTTTTTTGGTTATGCTGTTTTTGGAAATCATGTCCATCGTGTGGGTGGCGGATTGGCTCGGCGGCGGCGTAACCCTTTTGCTGATGATTGCCAGCTTTGTGCTCGGGATTTTCATGCTGCGCCGCATGGGTACTTCGGGCGTGTTGCTGGCTGCGGCGGCCATGCGTACCGGAGGGAAAGTGTCGCTTTACCAGCTGCTTTGGCCGATTCGCTATGCCGTAGCAGGGGTTTTGCTGCTCAGCCCGGGTTTTGTTTCCATGCTTGCCGCCTTGGTTTTGATGCTGCCTTTCAAAGGCAAACCGGTGGCCGATTTGAGCGGCAGCAGCCACAGCAATGAGCAGGACGGTTTTACTTACACGGCCCACAGGCGCTATGGTAACCGAGACGATGTGATTGAGGGTGAATATACGGTTACCGACAGCCCCGGGAAAAAAGACACGGTGGACTATTTGGAAGATAAATCGAAATAA
- a CDS encoding ExbD/TolR family protein, with the protein MADMNVTPLVDVMLVLLIVFMITMPVLTHSIPIQLPTASEAAKPKDEPKEPLRLAIDVKGKYVLGEKETPLADLDDALKEAKTKNDNVVLAIDADKDVSYDAVAQALNAAKDAGVSKVGFVTEVKAK; encoded by the coding sequence ATGGCCGATATGAACGTTACCCCGTTGGTTGACGTGATGCTGGTGCTGTTGATTGTGTTTATGATTACCATGCCGGTGCTGACGCATTCCATCCCGATTCAATTGCCCACAGCCTCGGAAGCGGCCAAACCTAAAGACGAGCCGAAAGAGCCTTTGCGGTTGGCGATTGATGTAAAAGGAAAATATGTTTTAGGTGAGAAAGAAACACCGCTTGCCGATTTGGACGATGCCTTGAAAGAAGCCAAAACTAAAAACGACAATGTGGTTTTGGCGATTGATGCCGATAAAGACGTATCTTACGATGCGGTGGCTCAGGCGCTGAACGCAGCTAAGGATGCGGGTGTGTCGAAAGTGGGCTTTGTAACGGAAGTGAAAGCGAAATAG
- a CDS encoding energy transducer TonB, protein MTPPKPMEIMEIEFVDLGGGGGGGGAGEPAVSEKAAPEPKPVPPPAVKPKPEPKRVEKKVEAAKPKVAAVKTQNKDADFEAKPKVEAKPKFEPKPESKPKPEPKREVVKEVKPEPQEKAEPLPRRQETFKPSAGEYQQRSGGASGSGNKSEAGNGSGSGEGSGTGSGSGKGSGSGSGSGSGKGSGSGSGSGGGKGDGAGSGGVRNIGSFGVPSYPSISRENGEEGTVRLKATVSPGGGVKVEVIKSSGYSRLDNEAKRTVRGSSKFSGPGVYVGNVSFRLNQ, encoded by the coding sequence ATGACACCTCCGAAGCCTATGGAAATCATGGAAATCGAGTTTGTCGATTTGGGCGGCGGAGGTGGCGGCGGCGGAGCGGGAGAGCCTGCTGTTTCCGAGAAAGCTGCGCCCGAGCCCAAGCCGGTGCCGCCGCCTGCAGTTAAACCCAAGCCTGAACCTAAACGGGTCGAGAAAAAAGTTGAGGCGGCCAAGCCCAAAGTGGCTGCTGTGAAAACCCAAAACAAGGATGCGGATTTTGAAGCCAAGCCGAAAGTTGAAGCCAAACCGAAGTTTGAACCGAAACCCGAATCCAAACCCAAACCCGAACCCAAACGGGAAGTAGTAAAAGAAGTAAAACCTGAACCGCAGGAGAAAGCAGAACCACTGCCGAGGAGGCAGGAAACATTTAAACCGAGTGCCGGCGAATATCAGCAAAGGTCGGGCGGCGCTTCCGGCAGCGGCAACAAATCTGAAGCCGGTAACGGCTCAGGCTCCGGAGAGGGATCGGGAACCGGTTCGGGAAGCGGAAAGGGTTCGGGCAGCGGTTCCGGTTCGGGCAGCGGCAAAGGCTCTGGCAGCGGTTCCGGTTCGGGTGGTGGAAAAGGTGACGGCGCAGGCTCCGGCGGTGTGAGGAATATAGGTTCGTTCGGCGTGCCGAGTTATCCGAGCATTTCAAGGGAAAACGGTGAAGAAGGAACTGTGCGTTTAAAGGCCACGGTAAGCCCCGGAGGCGGCGTGAAGGTTGAAGTGATTAAGAGCAGCGGCTATTCGCGGCTGGATAATGAAGCCAAGCGCACGGTGCGGGGCAGCAGTAAATTCAGCGGCCCGGGCGTGTATGTGGGCAATGTGTCTTTCAGGTTAAACCAATAA
- a CDS encoding NADH-quinone oxidoreductase subunit M: MFDNLLSLAIWVPIIAGVLVLATGSDQRAALARILALVGSLAGFLVTLPLFTQFDRLSGGYQFTEFHSWIPILNINYALGVDGISVLFIILNAFITLMVVLAGWEVIQKRPAQYMAAFLIMSGLINGAFAAQDAILFYVFFEGMLIPLYLIIGMWGGPRRVYASVKLFLYTLLGSLLMLVALVYLSYQAGGSFLIVEFQNLKHIPLGIQQLLFIAFFLSFAVKVPMWPVHTWLPDAHVEAPTGGSMVLAAITLKVGAYGFLRFILPILPDASRYFAPMIIVLSLIAVIYIGMVALVQTDMKKLVAYSSISHMGFVTLGIFLFSGMFSGANLGELNDWGLKGAIVQMISHGFVSAAMFMCIGVMYDRLHSRNIADYGGVVNVMPKFAAFMMLFGMANAGLPATSGFVGEFMVIMGAVEVNFWVGALAAITLIYGASYTLWMYKRVIFGEIKNPEVKEMKDINCREFAILAILAVAVLGMGLWPQPFIEVVHQAANDLIVQVAQSKI, translated from the coding sequence ATGTTTGATAACTTACTCAGCTTGGCAATTTGGGTGCCGATAATTGCCGGCGTGCTGGTCTTGGCGACAGGATCAGACCAGCGTGCGGCCTTGGCGCGTATTCTTGCTTTGGTAGGTTCGCTGGCAGGTTTTTTGGTAACACTGCCGCTGTTCACGCAATTTGATCGGTTGAGCGGCGGTTACCAGTTTACCGAATTCCATAGTTGGATTCCTATCTTGAACATTAATTATGCCTTGGGTGTCGACGGCATTTCCGTTCTGTTTATTATCCTAAATGCTTTTATTACCTTGATGGTGGTATTGGCGGGTTGGGAAGTGATTCAGAAGCGCCCGGCACAGTATATGGCGGCATTCTTAATCATGTCAGGGCTGATTAACGGTGCTTTTGCTGCGCAAGATGCCATTCTCTTTTACGTGTTTTTTGAAGGTATGTTGATCCCTCTTTACCTGATTATCGGTATGTGGGGTGGCCCGCGTCGGGTGTATGCTTCCGTAAAGCTGTTTCTATATACTTTGCTGGGTTCGCTGCTGATGCTGGTTGCTTTGGTTTACCTGTCATATCAAGCGGGCGGCAGCTTCTTAATTGTAGAATTTCAAAATCTGAAGCATATTCCTTTGGGTATTCAGCAACTTTTGTTTATTGCTTTCTTTTTGTCGTTTGCAGTAAAAGTGCCGATGTGGCCGGTACATACATGGCTGCCTGATGCGCACGTTGAGGCGCCTACCGGCGGTTCTATGGTGTTGGCAGCGATTACCCTGAAAGTAGGTGCATACGGTTTCTTACGCTTTATCCTGCCGATTCTGCCAGACGCTTCGCGTTATTTTGCACCGATGATTATTGTGCTCAGCCTGATTGCGGTAATCTATATCGGTATGGTGGCTTTGGTGCAAACCGATATGAAAAAACTGGTGGCATATTCATCCATCAGCCACATGGGCTTTGTAACATTAGGTATTTTTCTGTTCAGCGGCATGTTTTCCGGCGCTAATTTGGGTGAGTTGAACGACTGGGGCCTGAAAGGTGCGATTGTGCAGATGATTTCCCACGGTTTCGTATCGGCTGCTATGTTTATGTGTATCGGTGTAATGTATGACCGTTTGCACAGCCGCAATATCGCCGATTACGGCGGTGTGGTCAACGTGATGCCTAAGTTTGCTGCTTTTATGATGCTTTTCGGTATGGCTAATGCCGGCCTGCCTGCTACTTCGGGCTTCGTAGGTGAATTCATGGTAATTATGGGTGCTGTGGAAGTGAATTTCTGGGTGGGAGCGTTGGCTGCCATTACCTTGATTTACGGTGCATCTTATACTTTATGGATGTACAAACGGGTGATTTTTGGTGAAATCAAGAACCCGGAAGTCAAAGAGATGAAAGACATCAACTGCCGCGAGTTCGCTATTTTGGCGATCTTGGCAGTAGCCGTGCTGGGTATGGGTTTGTGGCCGCAACCTTTTATTGAAGTCGTACATCAAGCTGCGAATGATTTGATTGTACAAGTAGCGCAAAGTAAGATTTGA
- a CDS encoding MotA/TolQ/ExbB proton channel family protein — MNLSLVFQSGDAVLISVFMILVLMSIATWSIIIIRAIKLMKAKSANAQIHDTVWSNKSWQDAEKMAAQNHSPMGELLQDAVRANKLYHSGSSQDLSTHLPFNQFMLRQIHHKMGMIMRKFEGGMTALASIGATAPFIGLFGTVWGIYHALINISHSGQMSIAAVAGPIGEALVATAFGLFVAIPAVLAYNFLVRSNKKLGQDMHAFAHELHVQILNSKE, encoded by the coding sequence ATGAATTTATCTTTAGTTTTTCAATCGGGCGATGCCGTTTTGATTTCGGTGTTTATGATTCTTGTGCTGATGAGTATTGCCACTTGGAGCATTATCATTATCCGTGCCATTAAATTGATGAAAGCAAAATCTGCGAATGCGCAGATTCATGATACGGTTTGGTCCAACAAATCGTGGCAGGATGCGGAAAAAATGGCGGCACAAAACCATTCGCCGATGGGCGAGCTGCTTCAGGATGCGGTGCGCGCCAATAAGCTGTATCACAGCGGCAGCTCGCAGGATTTGTCTACCCATCTGCCGTTCAACCAATTTATGCTGCGTCAGATTCATCATAAGATGGGCATGATTATGCGCAAGTTTGAAGGCGGTATGACGGCTTTGGCTTCGATTGGTGCCACAGCGCCGTTTATCGGCCTGTTTGGTACGGTTTGGGGTATTTATCATGCGTTAATCAACATCAGCCACAGCGGCCAGATGAGCATTGCTGCGGTGGCGGGTCCGATCGGCGAGGCGCTGGTGGCTACGGCGTTTGGTTTGTTTGTGGCGATTCCCGCGGTTTTGGCCTATAACTTTTTGGTGCGCAGCAATAAAAAACTGGGTCAGGACATGCATGCTTTCGCGCACGAGTTGCATGTGCAGATTTTGAACAGTAAGGAGTAA
- the nuoN gene encoding NADH-quinone oxidoreductase subunit NuoN — protein MNWTDLNLNIAMPEIVLLSALFIVLLADLWISDANRKITHYLSLLTLVLAAGAQYMVWSPASTLAFNGFYVADSMSQLAKMVMYATVFAIFVYAKPYNQARGIFKGEFYTLSLFALAGTSIMVSSAHFLTAYLGLELLSLALYALIALRRHSANAAEAALKYFVLGALGSGLLLYGISMVYGATGSLAFADILAQTHVMGGSPWLLKLGLVFIVVAVAFKLGAVPFHMWVPDVYQGAPTSVAALVGTAPKIAAVLFAFRILVGGLDTVSADWSKMLIILAVASLVIGNLAAIMQSNIKRMLAYSTVSHMGFILLAFTAGMIGFASALYYALTYIVMSLVAFGVLMLLSNEEHECEEINDLAGLNQRNAWYAFLMLLAMFSMAGIPPLMGFYAKFTVINAMLGVGHIWLAVFAVVMSLIGAFYYLRVVKVMYFGKAETERPVESGLPVKALLSVNAFLLLLWGVLPDSVMQWCIVAVRQAVAMQ, from the coding sequence ATGAACTGGACTGATTTAAATTTAAATATCGCCATGCCTGAAATTGTGCTGCTTTCGGCATTATTTATCGTATTGCTGGCGGATTTATGGATTAGTGATGCCAATCGTAAAATCACACATTATCTGAGCCTGCTGACTTTGGTATTGGCTGCCGGTGCGCAATATATGGTGTGGTCACCCGCGAGTACACTGGCATTCAATGGCTTCTATGTTGCAGACAGTATGTCGCAATTGGCAAAAATGGTGATGTATGCCACCGTATTTGCAATATTTGTTTATGCCAAGCCTTATAACCAAGCGCGCGGTATTTTCAAAGGTGAATTTTATACTTTGTCGCTGTTTGCGCTCGCTGGTACCAGCATCATGGTCAGCTCAGCCCACTTCCTGACTGCTTATTTGGGTTTGGAGCTTCTCTCTTTGGCTCTTTACGCGTTGATTGCTTTGCGCCGCCATTCTGCGAATGCTGCCGAGGCTGCATTGAAATACTTTGTTTTGGGCGCATTAGGTTCGGGCTTGCTGCTTTACGGTATTTCTATGGTTTACGGTGCAACAGGTTCGCTTGCTTTTGCGGATATTCTGGCGCAGACCCATGTGATGGGCGGTTCTCCATGGCTGCTTAAGTTGGGTTTGGTATTCATTGTGGTTGCCGTTGCATTCAAATTGGGTGCGGTTCCCTTCCACATGTGGGTGCCGGATGTTTACCAAGGCGCGCCAACTTCCGTGGCTGCTTTGGTAGGTACTGCGCCCAAGATTGCAGCGGTGCTGTTTGCGTTCCGTATTTTGGTGGGCGGTTTGGATACCGTATCTGCCGATTGGAGCAAAATGCTGATTATTTTGGCTGTTGCTTCATTGGTGATCGGTAATTTGGCTGCCATTATGCAAAGCAATATCAAACGCATGCTGGCTTATTCAACTGTGTCACACATGGGTTTTATCCTGTTGGCGTTTACCGCGGGTATGATAGGGTTTGCTTCGGCACTTTATTACGCGCTGACTTACATTGTGATGAGCTTGGTAGCGTTCGGTGTGTTGATGCTGCTTTCCAATGAAGAACATGAGTGCGAAGAAATCAATGATTTGGCCGGTTTGAACCAGCGCAATGCTTGGTATGCTTTTCTGATGCTGCTGGCTATGTTTTCGATGGCCGGTATTCCGCCGCTAATGGGCTTCTATGCGAAATTTACAGTTATTAATGCCATGCTTGGTGTCGGTCATATTTGGTTGGCTGTGTTCGCTGTGGTGATGTCGTTGATTGGTGCTTTCTACTATCTGCGTGTTGTGAAAGTGATGTATTTCGGGAAAGCGGAAACCGAGCGTCCGGTTGAAAGCGGTTTGCCGGTAAAGGCTTTGTTATCTGTGAATGCATTTTTACTGTTACTGTGGGGTGTATTGCCGGATAGCGTGATGCAATGGTGTATTGTTGCTGTCCGCCAGGCTGTGGCCATGCAGTAA
- the carA gene encoding glutamine-hydrolyzing carbamoyl-phosphate synthase small subunit, which produces MTTPAILVLADGSVFLGTSIGHAGSTSGEVVFNTSMTGYQEILTDPSYCKQIVTLTYPHIGNTGTNEEDVEGRSVYAAGLIIRDLPLLHSNFRSKESLQEYLVRNQTVAIADIDTRRLTRILRDKGAQAGAILTGEDATEEKARELIAAFGSMVGKDLAKEVSCTEPYEWTEGEWKLGKGFQTPEEQPYHVVAYDFGVKTNILRMLAERGCRLTVVPAQTPAKDVLAMNPDGVFLSNGPGDPEPCDYAIAAVKELLESKKPVFGICLGHQLLGLAIGGKTRKMAFGHHGGNHPVQDLESGKVAITSQNHGFEVDADSLPAHVKVTHRSLFDGSLQGIELTDRAVFSFQGHPEASPGPHDVAYLFDKFIDNMRAAKA; this is translated from the coding sequence ATGACAACCCCCGCAATCTTGGTTCTCGCAGACGGCAGCGTATTTCTCGGTACTTCAATCGGCCACGCAGGCTCAACCTCCGGCGAAGTCGTGTTCAACACATCCATGACCGGCTATCAGGAAATCCTTACCGACCCTTCTTACTGCAAACAAATCGTTACCCTTACTTATCCGCATATCGGCAACACAGGCACCAATGAAGAAGATGTGGAAGGCCGCTCTGTATATGCGGCAGGCCTGATTATCCGCGACCTACCGCTTTTACACAGCAATTTCCGCAGTAAAGAAAGCTTGCAGGAATATTTGGTGCGCAACCAAACCGTGGCCATTGCCGATATCGATACCCGACGCCTAACCCGCATTCTGCGCGACAAAGGCGCGCAGGCCGGTGCCATCCTTACCGGAGAAGACGCCACGGAAGAAAAAGCACGCGAACTGATTGCCGCATTCGGCAGCATGGTCGGCAAAGACTTGGCAAAAGAAGTGAGCTGCACCGAGCCTTACGAATGGACGGAAGGCGAGTGGAAATTGGGCAAAGGCTTCCAAACCCCGGAAGAGCAGCCTTATCATGTGGTGGCTTATGATTTCGGCGTAAAAACCAATATCTTGCGCATGTTGGCCGAACGCGGCTGCCGCTTAACCGTAGTGCCTGCGCAAACGCCGGCCAAAGATGTTTTGGCCATGAACCCGGATGGTGTGTTCCTGTCCAACGGTCCGGGCGACCCCGAGCCATGCGATTATGCGATTGCAGCGGTGAAAGAATTACTGGAAAGCAAAAAACCTGTTTTCGGTATTTGCTTAGGCCACCAATTATTAGGCTTAGCTATTGGCGGAAAAACCCGAAAAATGGCTTTCGGCCACCACGGCGGCAACCATCCTGTGCAAGATTTGGAAAGCGGCAAAGTTGCGATTACCAGCCAAAACCACGGTTTTGAAGTGGACGCAGACAGCCTGCCTGCACATGTTAAAGTTACCCACCGTTCTCTGTTTGACGGTTCGCTGCAAGGCATCGAGCTTACCGACCGGGCGGTATTCAGCTTCCAAGGCCACCCCGAGGCCAGCCCGGGCCCGCATGATGTAGCTTATCTGTTTGATAAATTTATTGATAATATGCGTGCTGCAAAAGCCTGA